From the Oceanotoga teriensis genome, the window TAAAAAAATTATTTTTTAAACCAGAAAACATAGAAACTAAAAAGATTGAAAATATGTTTATTTCAGTTAGTGATTTAAATTATTCTTATGCATTTTATCAAGATAGTATAGATATATATAGCCAAAACAACATAAATAATAGCAGTTATAAAGTAGGTATAGAAGTAGATAGGGATACAAAAACAGCAAAAGAAAAAATGTTGTATAGAATAGATTTAAATGAATTAAAAGGAAATATATGGAGTTATTTAGTTGAATATGAGATAAGAAATGATTGGGAAGAAAATTTTGATTTAAATCAAGGATATTTAAAATTGGGTGGAGAAAACAAGATTTGTAAATATTTTATGGAAGATAAGTCAAATTATATTGATTTAACTGAAGAAGTTTATTCTGAAACTAATAAGTCAAATTATATAAAAATTGTATTTATTTCTCCAAGCATATTTAAAAATAAAGAAGATATAAAAAAAGATATTAAAGCATATACTAATTCAAAGCCTTATTTAATTGGTGGATATGATATGAAAGAAAAAAAACCAAAGCCTATGAAAAATTATATACCAGAAGGATCTGTATATATTTTAAAAAATAAAAAATTTAAAAATAAAACTATTTCTGAGATAGAAGAAATTATAAACAGTGAATATTTTGAAAAAGAGGATCAAATTATAGGATATTCAAGGTATAAAGTTATTTTTTTATCTAAAGAAGAATTAAAAGAAATGGAGGATTAAAATGAACGAAGAAAATAAAAAGGACATCGAAAATGAATTTGATGCTATAGTTGTATGTTCAACTTTAAATCAAATGGTAAATTATTTAACGATAAAAGAACATGAACATTTATTTAAAAATGAAAAAAATATAATTATTATTGGAGGAAAAATAGAAAAAATTGAAAATTATGATCCTAATTTTAAAAATAATTTTACTTATAACAATAAGTTTAATTATTTTGAATGGAATAATAATTTAAAAACAGTTTTAAATACGGATAAATCTTATAATATTAGAGAAATTGAATTTAATAATAACAAAATAAAAAATCATAAATCAATTATAAGTAAATTAAAGAAAAGTATAAAGAAAGAAAAAAAAATATTATGGAATATAACAGGTGGGCAAAGACATTTTGTTATGGCTATTACTCAATATGTTTTGAATGAAAGAGATGATGATGTAATTATTTACTTTGATGGAGATACAGAAAAATATTATTATTATTATGGGAAAAATACAAATAAAGTTTCAAATAAAAATATAAAATTAGATAAAAATAATGAAGTAATGAATATAGAAATAGCATTAAAATTAATGGGATTTGATTCATCTAAAGATGATCGTTATAAAGTTGATGAATCATACAAATTTTTGAAAAATATTGAGAGTATTGATGGAAATTATGAAATTAAGTTAAAAAATGAAGATGAAAATAAACATAGAAAATTAAAAGAAGAGTTTCAAGAAAAATTAAATGAATTTCAAGTATATAATAAAATGTACCATAAATTTTATGACTTAAAAGAAAAATTAGATGAATTTCAAGAATTATTAATAAAATCAAATGGATATAAAAATGAATATAATTTGTATAAAGAATTATACGCAAATGAAAAAGAAAATGAAAAAGAAAATGAAAAAGAAATTAAAAAAATTAAAGAAATTTTAAATAATTTTTTAGATAGCGATCCATCAAAATTGGATAAAAATATAAAAAAAACGCTAAGAAATTTAAATAATAATAAAAAGCTAAATGTAAATGCTGAAAGTATATTAAGAAAGTATGCTAATAAAAAAAGTTTAGATGGCAATATTTTTGATCAAATAATAGGAAAAATGGAAAGTAAAAATATATTAAACTTAACAGAAAATGAAAAAAATATATTAGAAAAAAGTTTGGGTGGACATAAAAGAGGAAAAGTTTTTGGATATATTTTAGAAAACATGACTTTTTATAGAATGATAGATATAATTTCTAGAGAATTTCAAAATGAAATAGCTGATATAAGATTTGATCATAGTTCTTATGTTAATAAAGAAAATATAGATCAATTTGATATATTACTATTAACAAAAAAAGGGAAATTGATTAATTTTGAATGTAAATCAGGAGGAATGGTTGGAGATAATGCTAAGAGTAATAATTATTCTACTTATGCAATTTCAGGAGTTTATGGAACACCTGTTTTAATTCATCCTGTTTTTGATCTTAAAAAACGTCAAAAAGATATTTATAAAAATATTAAATCAGCTTATAATTCAGCAAAAAAAGCAAATTTAGATACATGTTCAATTGAAGGAATAAAGTGTTATTTAGAAAAAATATTAAAAAAATAGGAGGAGAAAAATGTTTAGTACATCAAAACAGTTATTTATAAAAACAAAATCTCCTTTACACGCAGGAATTGGTAGAACAATAGGGAATATTGATATGCCCATTCAAAGAGAAAAGTATGGAGGATATCCAAAGATAGAAGCAACAACTTTAAAAGGTAACTTAAGAAAATACTATGAAAATAATGATGCAAATAATTATTTTGGAAAAGCAAATAATGAAACAGTATCGGTATTTGGAATTACTGATGCTAGACTTTTATTTTATCCTATAAAAACAATTAAAGGTATGTATACCTATGTTACTTGTTCTTACTTATTAAATAGATTTATTGAAGATAATAAAATTATAGAAGAAATAGAAGGATCTAAAATATTTGACGTACCAGAAAACAAGTGTGGTATTATAAAAAATAATAATCAATTTTCTGATTTAAAAGATGATTATATTTATTTAGACAATTTTATATTTAAAAAAATAAGTATTGATAATAATAAAAATAAAGCATTAGAAAAATTTAATTTTATTAAAGAAAAGGATATTATATTACTTTCTGATAATGATTTTAATGAATTAATATTTTTAAACAAAAATATAGTTCATAGAAATAGAGTAAATGAAATTACAGGCGTTGTAGATAAAAAGAGTGGTTCTTTATATACAGAAGAGTATGTGCCAATAGAAACAGTTTTTTATACTTTAATTTTGAAAAATGAATTTGGTGAAAATGATCTTTATGAAAAATTTTTTGAAGAAATTCCTTTGAAAATTCAAATAGGAAGTAATTATAATTTTGGAAAAGGAATAGTGGAAATTATAAAAAAATAATTGGAGGTATAAAATGAAAAGTGAATTTTTTTATATAAAAGCATTAACTCCTATACATGCAGGTTCTGGAGAAACATTAGGATATGTAGATATGCCGATTCAAAGAGAGCAACATTCTGACATACCAAAAATAGAGGCATCAACTTTGAAAGGGTGTATAAAAAATAAAGTTTATAAATTAGAAAAAATATATGAAGAGAATACTAATGAAGAAACTAAAATAAAATATGAACTAGTATTTGGATCTGAAAAAGGTGAAGATAGAGCAAGTTTTTTGGGATTTACAGATGCTGTATTATTATTTTTTCCAGTAAAATCTGATAAAGATATATTTAAATTAATAACTTGTCCGTATTTATTGAATAGA encodes:
- the cmr3 gene encoding type III-B CRISPR module-associated protein Cmr3: MSTKILRIKPQDTLFFGSGKVLNKGENSWSGTKLVPYPSVFYGAICTLMLSKSQNRKIEYIDNKNQDSDPRKFLEIKAIYLYDENDKEILIPAPLDLYLDKLNKIHYANIKKSKFKTSVDESLKKLFFKPENIETKKIENMFISVSDLNYSYAFYQDSIDIYSQNNINNSSYKVGIEVDRDTKTAKEKMLYRIDLNELKGNIWSYLVEYEIRNDWEENFDLNQGYLKLGGENKICKYFMEDKSNYIDLTEEVYSETNKSNYIKIVFISPSIFKNKEDIKKDIKAYTNSKPYLIGGYDMKEKKPKPMKNYIPEGSVYILKNKKFKNKTISEIEEIINSEYFEKEDQIIGYSRYKVIFLSKEELKEMED
- the cmr4 gene encoding type III-B CRISPR module RAMP protein Cmr4, translating into MFSTSKQLFIKTKSPLHAGIGRTIGNIDMPIQREKYGGYPKIEATTLKGNLRKYYENNDANNYFGKANNETVSVFGITDARLLFYPIKTIKGMYTYVTCSYLLNRFIEDNKIIEEIEGSKIFDVPENKCGIIKNNNQFSDLKDDYIYLDNFIFKKISIDNNKNKALEKFNFIKEKDIILLSDNDFNELIFLNKNIVHRNRVNEITGVVDKKSGSLYTEEYVPIETVFYTLILKNEFGENDLYEKFFEEIPLKIQIGSNYNFGKGIVEIIKK